One genomic segment of Methanothermococcus okinawensis IH1 includes these proteins:
- a CDS encoding triphosphoribosyl-dephospho-CoA synthase, which yields MNPYDIMKASQIACCLEVSSFKPGNVHRNREYDDIKYHHFLSSGIAFGNVVYEACQDNKDIGKYIKLAVIESKKWSPTNANLGIIMLHIPIAMSSGKIEEFNESKLKKEITNITKNTTVNDAIAVYEAIEIAMPNINPPKEGPDAQKNDAKQELIEKNLTLYDVFKISSSWDSISKEWTEGFNISFKGYNLLNEYYNEYNNINLAITKTFLNILSNHPDTLIARKKDLDTSKMVSEMAKNILDNGFKKEDIVEFDKFLSKDGNKLNPGTTADLVASSLMIFLLNRISTNDTVLW from the coding sequence ATGAATCCCTATGATATAATGAAAGCTTCACAGATAGCCTGTTGTTTAGAGGTTAGTAGTTTTAAACCTGGAAATGTGCATAGAAATAGAGAATACGATGATATAAAATACCATCATTTCCTGAGCTCCGGTATAGCATTTGGAAATGTGGTTTATGAGGCATGTCAAGATAACAAGGATATAGGAAAATACATAAAATTGGCTGTAATTGAGTCTAAAAAATGGTCTCCAACCAATGCAAACTTAGGTATAATAATGTTGCATATACCTATTGCCATGAGTTCAGGTAAAATTGAGGAATTTAATGAAAGTAAATTAAAAAAAGAAATAACAAATATAACAAAAAACACCACAGTAAATGATGCTATCGCTGTTTATGAGGCTATTGAAATAGCAATGCCCAATATAAACCCGCCAAAAGAAGGTCCCGATGCTCAGAAAAATGATGCAAAACAGGAATTAATAGAAAAAAATTTAACATTATACGATGTTTTTAAAATATCTTCCTCATGGGATAGTATCTCAAAGGAATGGACAGAAGGATTTAATATATCTTTTAAGGGATACAACCTATTAAATGAATATTATAACGAATATAACAACATAAATTTAGCTATAACAAAAACATTTTTAAATATACTTTCAAATCATCCCGATACATTGATAGCAAGAAAAAAGGATTTAGATACTTCAAAAATGGTCTCAGAAATGGCAAAAAACATACTTGACAACGGATTTAAAAAAGAGGATATTGTGGAATTCGACAAATTCTTATCAAAAGATGGGAATAAATTAAATCCAGGAACAACAGCAGATTTAGTGGCTTCTTCCTTGATGATATTCTTACTAAATAGGATTAGTACAAATGACACGGTATTATGGTAG
- the glyS gene encoding glycine--tRNA ligase, producing the protein MSEDKYEKVMDLARRRGYLWSSFEIYGGIAGFVDYAPLGTMLKNNIINTWRKHYIVNEEFYEIESPTITPYEVLKASGHVDNFTDPMVECKECLESFRADHIIEENIDIDTEGKTLEELDELIKKYNIRCPKCGGEFGDVKKYNLMFLTSIGPGGKRTGYMRPETAQGIFIQFRRLASFFRNKLPFGVAQIGKSYRNEISPRQGVIRLREFTQAEAEFFVHPNIKNHKRFKDVENDIIPLLPADRQMDETLSSEEKVINMSLKDAVEKGIIRHETIAYFVAITKRFLMDIGIDITKLRFRQHLPDEMAHYAIDCWDAEIYTDRFGWIECVGIADRTDYDLKAHMNHSGVDLSVFVEYDEPKEIETYDIELNYKVVGKVFKKDMKLVENALNNMNNTEIEKLVKELNENGKYILKIEDKEFEILSDYLKINKTKKKISGEKVLPHVIEPSYGIDRITYCLLEHAYNEEEDRTYLKLKPQVAPIKVGVFPLVNKEGMAEIAMRIKDNLRKNGIIAEYDDSGAIGRRYMRMDEVGTPFCITVDGRTLEDGTITIRYRDTREQIRIKIDEVINYIKNNIK; encoded by the coding sequence ATGAGCGAAGATAAGTATGAAAAAGTAATGGATTTAGCTAGAAGAAGAGGTTATCTATGGAGCTCCTTTGAAATATATGGTGGTATAGCAGGCTTTGTAGATTATGCACCCCTTGGAACTATGTTAAAAAATAATATAATTAACACATGGAGAAAGCACTATATTGTAAATGAAGAATTCTACGAAATAGAAAGCCCAACCATTACACCATACGAGGTTTTAAAAGCATCTGGGCATGTCGATAACTTCACAGACCCAATGGTAGAATGTAAAGAATGTTTAGAATCATTTAGGGCAGACCATATTATCGAGGAAAACATCGACATAGATACAGAAGGAAAAACCCTTGAAGAATTAGATGAGCTCATAAAAAAATATAATATAAGATGCCCAAAATGTGGTGGTGAGTTCGGAGATGTTAAAAAATACAATTTAATGTTTTTGACTTCAATAGGTCCTGGTGGAAAAAGGACAGGATATATGAGACCAGAAACTGCCCAGGGCATATTTATCCAGTTTAGAAGATTGGCAAGTTTTTTTAGAAATAAGCTTCCCTTTGGAGTGGCACAAATTGGTAAATCGTATAGGAATGAAATTTCTCCAAGACAGGGGGTTATTAGATTAAGGGAATTTACACAGGCTGAGGCGGAATTTTTTGTTCATCCAAATATAAAGAATCATAAGAGATTTAAAGATGTAGAAAATGATATAATACCACTTCTTCCAGCAGATAGACAGATGGATGAAACACTGAGCTCAGAGGAAAAAGTAATAAATATGTCATTAAAGGACGCCGTGGAAAAGGGCATAATAAGGCATGAAACCATTGCATATTTTGTAGCAATTACAAAGAGATTTTTAATGGATATAGGTATTGATATAACTAAATTGAGATTTAGACAGCACCTTCCCGATGAAATGGCACATTATGCTATTGATTGTTGGGACGCAGAGATATATACTGACAGGTTTGGCTGGATTGAATGCGTAGGTATTGCAGATAGGACAGATTATGACTTAAAGGCACATATGAATCATAGCGGTGTGGATTTAAGTGTTTTCGTAGAATATGATGAACCAAAAGAAATTGAAACATACGATATCGAATTAAACTATAAGGTCGTTGGAAAGGTATTTAAAAAAGACATGAAGCTCGTTGAAAATGCATTAAATAACATGAACAACACCGAAATAGAAAAATTAGTAAAAGAATTAAATGAAAATGGAAAATATATTTTAAAAATAGAAGATAAGGAATTTGAAATACTAAGCGACTATTTGAAAATAAATAAAACTAAAAAGAAAATCTCAGGAGAAAAAGTATTACCTCATGTAATTGAACCCTCCTACGGCATTGACAGGATAACCTACTGTCTTTTAGAGCATGCCTACAATGAAGAAGAAGATAGAACCTATTTAAAGTTAAAACCGCAGGTAGCCCCCATAAAAGTTGGAGTATTTCCATTAGTTAATAAAGAAGGCATGGCAGAAATCGCCATGAGAATAAAAGATAACTTACGAAAAAACGGAATAATTGCTGAATATGATGATAGTGGAGCAATAGGAAGAAGATATATGAGAATGGATGAGGTGGGAACTCCATTCTGTATTACTGTTGATGGTAGAACATTGGAGGATGGAACTATCACCATAAGATATAGGGACACAAGGGAACAGATAAGAATTAAAATTGACGAAGTTATAAATTATATTAAAAATAATATTAAATAA
- a CDS encoding H(2)-dependent methylenetetrahydromethanopterin dehydrogenase-related protein, giving the protein MKISVYGAGNQNLYVNKLNLPKNYGGEPPYGGSRMAMEFAEAGHDVILAEPNKNILTEEMWKKVEESGVKVVSDDIEAAKHGEICIFFTPFGKRTIEIAKNILPHLPENGIIANTCTISPVVLYTALEVQLRTKRKDVGISSMHPAAVPGTPQHSHYVISGASTDGTHYATEEQIKKCVELAESANKKAYVVPADVSSTVAGIDPCFGAIMVAGVIDACKLNKRFKLPEGVFNEALLDSVRAIKNVIKEYEKISINTLSIEKFLEQIAYNLPKNIDSTLSSNLSSPDAIITHYFAIITSAGLINACKFSSKLGVSEYTIRENIINTFEELDYLINRNSIDKILEQIPMDILAKSARYYIMNDEYDNNGIVYSALKTLKNYKI; this is encoded by the coding sequence ATGAAAATTTCAGTATACGGTGCAGGAAACCAAAATCTATATGTGAATAAATTAAATCTACCTAAAAATTATGGAGGAGAACCTCCATACGGTGGTAGCAGAATGGCTATGGAGTTTGCAGAAGCTGGACATGATGTTATACTTGCAGAACCTAACAAAAACATATTAACGGAGGAGATGTGGAAGAAAGTTGAAGAATCAGGGGTTAAAGTAGTTTCAGATGATATTGAAGCTGCAAAACATGGTGAAATATGTATATTTTTTACACCTTTTGGAAAAAGAACCATTGAAATAGCAAAGAATATACTTCCTCATCTTCCTGAAAATGGTATTATAGCAAATACATGCACGATATCCCCTGTTGTTTTATACACTGCACTTGAAGTGCAACTTAGAACAAAGAGAAAAGATGTAGGTATATCTTCAATGCATCCTGCTGCTGTTCCTGGAACTCCACAGCATAGTCATTATGTAATAAGCGGAGCTTCAACAGATGGAACACATTATGCCACCGAGGAACAGATTAAAAAATGTGTTGAACTTGCAGAAAGTGCCAATAAAAAGGCTTATGTGGTGCCTGCTGATGTTTCATCCACTGTTGCGGGTATAGACCCCTGTTTTGGTGCCATTATGGTTGCAGGCGTTATTGATGCATGCAAATTAAATAAAAGATTTAAACTTCCCGAAGGAGTATTTAATGAGGCCCTATTAGATAGTGTTAGGGCGATTAAGAATGTAATTAAAGAATATGAAAAAATTTCAATAAACACCCTATCTATTGAAAAATTTTTAGAACAAATTGCATATAATCTACCTAAAAATATAGATAGCACGTTATCCTCTAATCTATCATCACCTGATGCAATTATAACACATTACTTTGCAATTATCACATCAGCAGGCCTTATTAACGCATGTAAATTTAGTAGTAAATTAGGTGTCTCTGAATATACTATCAGAGAAAATATAATAAATACCTTTGAGGAACTAGACTATTTGATAAATAGGAATAGTATTGATAAGATTTTGGAGCAGATACCCATGGATATTTTGGCAAAATCTGCAAGATACTACATAATGAATGACGAATATGATAATAATGGTATTGTCTATTCAGCATTAAAAACTTTGAAAAATTATAAAATATAA
- a CDS encoding winged helix-turn-helix domain-containing protein: MKKVQMFYSMQIYGLNGNRRDKMDIIFGILNAINMGGCKKTWIMYYANLDWKVFKRYMEFLERHGFVEKDGNEGFVLTNKGNALLEKLNEVKDILNVGPEHA; encoded by the coding sequence GTGAAAAAAGTTCAAATGTTTTATTCTATGCAAATTTATGGTTTAAATGGGAATAGAAGGGACAAAATGGATATAATATTTGGTATTCTAAATGCTATCAATATGGGGGGATGTAAAAAAACATGGATAATGTATTACGCAAACTTGGATTGGAAGGTATTTAAGAGATATATGGAATTTTTAGAACGACATGGTTTTGTTGAAAAAGATGGGAATGAAGGGTTTGTTCTAACAAATAAAGGAAATGCCCTTCTTGAAAAACTCAACGAAGTTAAAGACATCCTCAATGTCGGTCCTGAACATGCTTAA
- a CDS encoding 4Fe-4S binding protein — translation MSVEIIVDREKCIGCGKCYDVCPKAPKIWNIDKNGKYYAYNTLYCHNCKLCAGRCPTSAILIKKMSK, via the coding sequence ATGTCTGTGGAAATAATTGTAGATAGGGAAAAATGTATAGGATGTGGAAAATGCTATGATGTATGTCCAAAAGCTCCAAAGATATGGAATATTGATAAAAATGGAAAATATTATGCATATAATACATTATATTGTCATAACTGCAAATTATGTGCTGGTAGATGTCCTACAAGTGCTATTTTAATTAAAAAAATGAGTAAATGA
- a CDS encoding winged helix-turn-helix transcriptional regulator, whose product MDEKDMKILNILMREGRKPYTEIAKELRTSESSVRKRVRKMEEEGIIKGYNINIEPSKIGYNVVALTGFDTNPEDFLTVANKLCEFEEVKKVWTSTGDHMIMTEIWAKDGRELSNILFNKIGKIEGIKKVCPAIILEQLK is encoded by the coding sequence ATGGATGAAAAGGATATGAAAATATTAAACATATTGATGAGGGAAGGAAGAAAACCTTATACTGAAATTGCCAAGGAACTTAGAACAAGTGAGAGCTCCGTCAGAAAGAGAGTTAGAAAGATGGAAGAAGAAGGTATTATTAAGGGATACAATATAAATATAGAACCTTCCAAAATCGGTTATAATGTTGTGGCATTAACCGGTTTTGACACCAATCCCGAAGATTTTCTAACGGTTGCAAATAAATTATGTGAATTTGAAGAGGTCAAAAAGGTATGGACCTCAACAGGTGACCATATGATAATGACAGAAATATGGGCAAAAGACGGTAGAGAATTATCCAATATTTTATTTAACAAAATTGGGAAGATTGAAGGTATTAAGAAAGTATGTCCGGCCATTATTCTGGAACAGCTGAAATAA
- a CDS encoding bacteriohemerythrin: protein MEIIKWSKDLESDVQAFNGEHKFLVDTINNIYTLLKEGKKDEAKKLLVEKAVSYTDKHFKHEEEVMERYGYPKEELEKHKKIHRFFVRYVVETLAPKIENGGDKEFRDALNFIIGWLVMHIKNMDVKGYGKWFKEKGIEVPDKMVEI from the coding sequence ATGGAAATAATAAAATGGTCAAAAGATTTAGAATCGGATGTTCAGGCCTTTAATGGAGAACATAAATTCCTTGTTGATACAATAAATAACATATACACCTTATTAAAAGAAGGTAAAAAGGACGAAGCAAAAAAATTATTGGTGGAAAAAGCAGTATCTTACACAGATAAACACTTCAAACATGAGGAAGAAGTAATGGAAAGATATGGTTATCCAAAGGAAGAATTAGAAAAACATAAAAAGATACATAGATTTTTTGTGAGATATGTTGTGGAAACATTAGCTCCAAAGATTGAGAATGGGGGAGATAAGGAATTTAGAGATGCTTTGAATTTTATTATTGGATGGTTGGTTATGCATATTAAAAATATGGATGTAAAAGGTTATGGAAAATGGTTCAAAGAAAAGGGGATTGAAGTTCCAGATAAAATGGTTGAAATTTAA
- a CDS encoding ferritin-like domain-containing protein, whose translation MVEVEVINEHKIGVTKGTDLEKEVEANFKGECAEVGMYLAMARLAQREGLPEVAEVLKRIAFEEAEHAAHFAEMNGVISDNLKENLEMMLKGECMANKEKKAAATKAKELDIDPAHDFFDESSRDEARHAKMLKGLLDRYFK comes from the coding sequence ATGGTAGAAGTAGAGGTAATAAATGAACACAAAATTGGAGTAACAAAAGGAACAGATTTGGAAAAAGAAGTTGAAGCAAACTTCAAAGGAGAATGTGCAGAAGTTGGTATGTATCTGGCAATGGCAAGACTTGCACAAAGAGAGGGACTTCCAGAAGTAGCAGAAGTCTTAAAAAGAATAGCATTCGAAGAAGCTGAACATGCAGCTCATTTTGCTGAGATGAACGGCGTAATTTCAGACAACTTAAAAGAGAATCTTGAAATGATGCTAAAAGGAGAATGCATGGCAAACAAAGAGAAAAAGGCTGCTGCAACAAAGGCAAAAGAATTAGATATCGACCCAGCTCATGATTTCTTTGATGAATCAAGCAGAGATGAAGCAAGGCATGCAAAAATGTTAAAAGGATTACTTGATAGATACTTTAAATAA
- a CDS encoding FprA family A-type flavoprotein, which yields MKADAFKIADGVYWVGVMDWDIRMYHGYTLKGTTYNAYLVFGEDKTALIDNTYPGTSAQLWGRIKDAFEKEGKEFKIDVIVQNHVEKDHSGALTEIHKKFPEAPIYCTEVAVEGLKKHYSSLKNAPFKVVKSLDKIDLGGKTLVFLEAPLLHWPDSMFTFYAEEGILFSNDAFGQHLCFPQRYDYEIPEPILMDANQKFYANLITPLSKLVLKKFNEVIELGLLEKIKMIAPSHGQIWTNPMKVIEAYQNFATGKCKNKATIVYDTMHYSTQKMAHAFAEGLMSEGVDVAMYYLHYDERSEIVKDILDSKAVLFGIPTIYDEPYPSIGDIIYYLKGLKFNRTGLKRLALSFGSMGGEGGAVDKIAKELEECGFNVLDEYELYYVPTEDELEKCYNMGKRLAVRIKEME from the coding sequence ATGAAAGCCGATGCTTTTAAAATAGCAGATGGAGTATATTGGGTAGGAGTAATGGACTGGGATATTAGAATGTACCATGGATATACATTAAAAGGAACCACATACAATGCATATTTGGTATTTGGGGAGGACAAAACTGCATTGATTGACAATACATACCCAGGAACATCCGCTCAATTGTGGGGAAGAATAAAAGATGCTTTTGAAAAAGAAGGAAAAGAATTTAAAATAGATGTAATTGTTCAAAACCATGTTGAGAAAGACCATTCAGGAGCTCTAACTGAAATCCATAAAAAATTCCCAGAAGCTCCTATATACTGTACAGAGGTAGCAGTTGAAGGATTAAAAAAACACTATTCTTCCTTAAAGAATGCACCATTTAAAGTCGTTAAATCATTGGATAAAATAGACTTAGGCGGAAAAACTTTGGTATTCCTTGAAGCACCATTATTACATTGGCCAGACAGTATGTTCACATTCTATGCAGAAGAAGGAATTTTATTCTCAAACGATGCCTTTGGTCAGCACTTATGTTTCCCACAGAGATATGACTACGAAATTCCAGAGCCTATATTAATGGATGCAAACCAGAAATTCTATGCAAATTTAATTACGCCATTGTCAAAACTTGTATTGAAGAAATTCAATGAAGTTATAGAGCTCGGATTGTTGGAAAAAATAAAAATGATAGCACCATCTCATGGGCAGATATGGACAAACCCAATGAAAGTAATTGAAGCATACCAAAACTTTGCAACAGGAAAATGTAAAAATAAGGCTACAATTGTCTATGACACAATGCATTACTCAACTCAAAAAATGGCACATGCATTTGCAGAAGGTCTTATGAGTGAAGGTGTGGATGTTGCTATGTATTACCTCCACTATGATGAAAGAAGTGAAATTGTCAAAGATATATTAGACAGTAAAGCAGTTCTCTTTGGAATACCTACAATATACGATGAACCTTATCCATCCATTGGGGATATAATATATTACTTAAAAGGTTTAAAATTCAATAGAACAGGATTAAAAAGACTTGCTCTTTCATTTGGTTCCATGGGTGGAGAAGGAGGAGCAGTTGATAAAATTGCAAAAGAATTAGAGGAATGTGGATTTAATGTATTGGATGAGTATGAGTTATACTATGTTCCAACAGAGGATGAATTGGAGAAATGCTACAACATGGGTAAGAGATTGGCAGTTAGAATAAAAGAAATGGAATAA
- a CDS encoding 4Fe-4S binding protein gives MDKLQILRKISQTAVFIKFILSGSYVLMLIGLMDKFMLSGFAGKNFIIIFLAVIVLTLIFGRVYCGWLCPWGFLFELSYILRVKLFKLKKLPELPENIHNKLIYLKYIVLFLFIIITVFQLNLYALLGLSKNAMALVVLTVFTIISFFNPRAFCKYFCPVGALLSILSIKPLFKLKLNNNCVRCKLCERKCPMQIKLTNDVNQKECVRCFECKSACKKDAIDFKI, from the coding sequence ATGGATAAGCTTCAAATATTAAGAAAAATATCCCAAACAGCAGTTTTTATAAAATTTATTCTGTCAGGAAGTTATGTTTTAATGCTTATAGGGCTTATGGATAAATTTATGTTATCCGGTTTTGCTGGGAAAAATTTTATTATTATATTTTTAGCAGTTATTGTTTTAACGCTGATTTTTGGGAGGGTTTATTGTGGATGGTTATGCCCATGGGGGTTTTTGTTTGAACTTAGCTACATATTAAGGGTCAAATTATTTAAGTTAAAAAAACTTCCGGAGCTCCCAGAAAACATTCATAATAAGTTGATATATTTAAAATACATTGTGTTGTTTTTATTTATAATAATAACCGTTTTCCAGTTAAATCTATATGCTTTGTTAGGTTTATCTAAAAATGCAATGGCACTTGTCGTATTGACAGTATTTACAATAATTTCATTTTTTAACCCTCGAGCTTTTTGTAAATACTTCTGTCCAGTTGGGGCATTATTATCTATACTTTCAATAAAACCATTATTCAAGTTAAAACTAAATAATAACTGTGTAAGGTGTAAATTATGCGAAAGAAAATGTCCAATGCAGATAAAACTAACTAATGATGTCAATCAGAAGGAATGTGTAAGATGTTTTGAATGTAAAAGTGCCTGCAAAAAGGATGCTATTGATTTTAAAATATAA
- a CDS encoding DUF166 domain-containing protein: protein MKATFIYHKGNQRMEKFYKNLLNEPDFCRICEDCYNCRGDWSYKDDVKEVVLEPIDEDEFIEDASDYMPEIPQGDVAIAQLHEDLLYELPNMLAEKNYKLLIVPSETPSDLSIAMRNSLKEICEKNGIDFENPKPFCALKKKYNKDVLNEFIDYFKIGFPQLEIKSSDGHKIDDVKVIISAPCGETYYIAKRIKGKIINELKDEIANAHHNYPCLGSMEYDKELEDTMLHEAGYIALDAIRKALLPYKCKNKFCGRCGIFGQNSL from the coding sequence ATGAAAGCTACATTTATATACCACAAGGGAAACCAGAGAATGGAGAAATTTTATAAAAACCTTCTGAATGAACCAGATTTTTGTAGAATATGTGAAGATTGTTATAACTGCCGAGGGGATTGGAGCTATAAAGACGATGTAAAGGAGGTAGTTTTGGAACCTATTGATGAGGATGAATTTATAGAGGATGCTTCCGATTATATGCCTGAGATCCCACAAGGTGATGTGGCAATAGCCCAACTTCATGAGGATTTACTATATGAGCTCCCAAATATGCTCGCAGAAAAAAATTACAAATTATTAATTGTTCCATCAGAAACCCCATCCGATTTATCAATAGCTATGAGAAACAGTTTAAAAGAAATCTGTGAAAAAAATGGGATTGATTTTGAAAATCCAAAGCCATTTTGTGCTTTGAAAAAGAAATATAATAAGGATGTTTTAAATGAATTTATCGATTACTTTAAAATAGGATTTCCACAACTAGAAATTAAATCATCTGATGGACATAAAATAGATGATGTTAAGGTAATTATATCGGCACCATGTGGTGAAACATACTATATAGCCAAAAGGATTAAAGGAAAAATTATAAATGAGTTAAAGGATGAAATAGCTAATGCCCATCATAACTACCCATGTTTAGGAAGTATGGAATATGATAAGGAGCTCGAAGATACCATGCTTCATGAAGCAGGATATATAGCATTGGATGCCATAAGAAAAGCACTTTTGCCTTATAAATGTAAAAATAAATTTTGCGGTAGATGTGGGATTTTTGGTCAAAATTCTTTGTAA
- a CDS encoding arsenate reductase/protein-tyrosine-phosphatase family protein produces MKILFVCVHNKRRSVMAEAFGRKFGLDAYSAGVEKTENIDDMVFKVMSEKNLKIKKRPQTIDGVVKEVGNFDIVVTMGCLGACPLVPAKKHIAWNIEDPADKDIEFYRKVRDEIEDKVRELANSLK; encoded by the coding sequence ATGAAAATTTTATTTGTTTGCGTACACAACAAAAGAAGAAGTGTTATGGCTGAGGCATTTGGGAGAAAATTCGGACTTGATGCATACAGTGCAGGGGTAGAAAAAACTGAAAATATTGATGACATGGTTTTTAAAGTAATGAGTGAGAAAAACTTAAAAATTAAAAAGAGACCTCAGACAATAGATGGAGTGGTTAAAGAAGTGGGAAATTTCGATATTGTAGTTACTATGGGATGTTTAGGCGCCTGCCCTCTTGTTCCAGCTAAAAAACACATTGCCTGGAATATTGAAGACCCAGCAGATAAAGACATTGAATTTTATAGGAAAGTAAGGGATGAGATTGAGGACAAGGTAAGAGAGCTCGCCAATAGTTTAAAATAA
- a CDS encoding V4R domain-containing protein, with protein MKMELKTRNMDDFFTILGKNNSGATNGGGIYISNDDDLIKETVEHLKKGYDKEKGIFIEEKYTSRQKEYIPLEILRLMIMVMMKKIKELNSEITLYDIGYEFGRYINPKNYRELKKFFRKNNLGMLKIESKKPLVVKVNDCALCDGLKSDEPICYFDAGVLAGAYECILNKTVVVDEIKCMAQGADACYFKIEPVK; from the coding sequence ATGAAAATGGAGCTAAAAACAAGAAATATGGATGACTTTTTTACAATATTGGGAAAGAATAATAGTGGTGCGACAAATGGTGGAGGCATATATATTTCAAACGACGATGACCTTATAAAAGAAACTGTTGAGCATTTAAAAAAGGGATATGATAAAGAAAAGGGTATATTTATTGAAGAAAAATACACCAGCAGACAGAAAGAATATATTCCACTAGAAATATTAAGACTCATGATTATGGTTATGATGAAAAAAATTAAAGAGTTAAACTCTGAAATTACACTGTATGATATTGGATATGAGTTTGGGCGATATATTAATCCAAAAAATTATAGGGAATTGAAAAAATTTTTCAGAAAAAATAATTTGGGAATGTTAAAAATTGAAAGTAAAAAACCGCTTGTTGTTAAGGTAAATGATTGTGCATTATGCGATGGGTTAAAATCCGATGAACCCATATGTTATTTTGATGCAGGAGTGCTTGCTGGTGCCTATGAATGTATATTAAATAAAACTGTGGTGGTGGATGAGATAAAATGTATGGCACAAGGAGCAGATGCCTGCTATTTTAAAATAGAACCAGTTAAATAA
- a CDS encoding TatD family hydrolase, protein MIDAHTHLDVRSFEDLEKMALCGIETIITCAHDPYKMSVPEVCLDHWDRLVKLETKRGKMAGVNVKVAVGAHPMGYPKHWDELLKKLPDYFENENVVAIGETGLHYLTDDEKNLLKEQLYLAKDYNMPIIIHTPEKNKKEALLEILKILDDVKIKDDLVMIDHINKDTVDIIDKDVYIGLTVQPSMKISHIEASEIIKNYNKKFILSSDLGSLKADIYALPRTKLYMKKIGVEEDKIVSSTYKNAKKFYRLL, encoded by the coding sequence ATGATAGATGCCCATACTCATTTGGATGTAAGAAGTTTTGAAGATTTGGAAAAAATGGCTTTATGTGGGATTGAAACAATAATTACCTGTGCCCATGACCCTTACAAAATGAGCGTTCCAGAGGTTTGTTTAGACCATTGGGATAGGTTAGTTAAGTTAGAGACTAAACGAGGAAAAATGGCCGGGGTTAATGTTAAGGTTGCAGTGGGGGCTCACCCTATGGGGTATCCTAAACATTGGGATGAGCTCCTAAAAAAATTACCTGATTATTTTGAAAATGAAAATGTTGTGGCTATTGGAGAAACTGGACTACATTATTTAACCGATGATGAGAAAAACCTTTTAAAAGAGCAGTTATATTTGGCAAAGGATTACAATATGCCAATAATTATTCATACCCCAGAAAAGAATAAAAAAGAGGCATTACTTGAAATCTTAAAAATTTTGGATGATGTGAAAATAAAGGATGATTTAGTGATGATTGACCACATAAATAAAGATACTGTGGATATTATAGATAAGGATGTTTATATTGGTTTAACAGTTCAGCCAAGCATGAAAATAAGCCATATTGAAGCATCTGAGATAATAAAAAATTATAATAAAAAATTTATCCTAAGCAGTGATTTGGGAAGTTTAAAGGCTGATATTTATGCCTTGCCAAGAACAAAATTGTATATGAAAAAAATAGGTGTTGAAGAGGACAAAATAGTGAGCTCCACATATAAAAATGCAAAGAAATTTTATAGATTATTATAA
- a CDS encoding 4Fe-4S dicluster domain-containing protein — MPSVTINYDICRGAKECGECEKNCPMEVFEIDGEKVVVAHEEECTGCGVCEDVCPTGAVKVKFD, encoded by the coding sequence ATGCCAAGCGTAACAATTAACTACGATATATGCAGAGGAGCAAAAGAATGCGGAGAATGTGAAAAAAACTGTCCAATGGAAGTTTTTGAAATTGATGGAGAAAAGGTTGTTGTAGCTCATGAAGAGGAATGTACAGGCTGTGGAGTTTGTGAAGATGTATGTCCAACAGGAGCTGTGAAAGTTAAATTTGACTAA